Proteins from a single region of Budorcas taxicolor isolate Tak-1 chromosome 11, Takin1.1, whole genome shotgun sequence:
- the TMEM217 gene encoding transmembrane protein 217 encodes MKQQHWCGMTAKMGSLLSGVFTITSVDLYLIFEQKYLRRNNCTEQMSQIKSTSILIKLFIICWSLTIVVFLSFITILISCLLLYSVYTHMHRGLVIYVVWIVFYETVNIVVQCLTNDGSSVAEVRIMRWFGLVSRICMHCFWMCFVITYAYMIYKNKSQGNIISYNRRVSTSSGDFLPRKSKIINFSRRYSE; translated from the coding sequence GGTCTTTACCATCACCTCCGTGGACTTATACCTCATCTTCGAACAGAAGTACCTAAGGAGAAACAATTGCACTGAGCAGATGTCACAGATCAAGAGCACAAGTATCCTGATAAAACTGTTCATCATCTGCTGGAGCCTGACTATCGTCGTCTTCCTATCTTTCATCACCATCCTCATCAGCTGCTTGCTGCTATACTCAGTGTACACCCACATGCACAGGGGCCTGGTAATCTACGTCGTTTGGATTGTTTTCTACGAAACTGTAAACATCGTGGTACAATGCCTTACCAATGACGGTTCTTCCGTGGCGGAGGTCAGAATCATGCGCTGGTTCGGTCTGGTGTCCCGTATATGCATGCACTGTTTCTGGATGTGCTTTGTCATCACTTACGCCTACATGATCTACAAAAATAAAAGCCAGGGCAATATCATCTCCTACAACAGACGTGTTTCTACCAGCAGTGGAGACTTCCTGCCGCGGAAATCCAAGATAATCAACTTTTCCCGCCGCTACAGTGAGTAA
- the TMEM217B gene encoding putative transmembrane protein 217B, with translation MNDRKYSIVIGTFCFLNTVQFLIFDVNEFAFFGYEERFSVYQNSRSELVSWVVTYKKNISISLSTTTLLVCSLLLYCIHTSNCVGMLCYGVWIILYELLSLSVILLTNTAIKEQFKELGYLHLIFQISRMLLHLFCLPFVTKYGYSIFRDPRAVSKTGQRRRSSISTVESWPPVGMGSLYYKLN, from the coding sequence ATGAATGACAGGAAGTACTCCATTGTGATAGGCACCTTCTGTTTCCTCAACACTGTCCAGTTCCTCATCTTTGACGTGAATGAGTTTGCCTTCTTTGGCTATGAAGAGAGGTTCAGTGTCTACCAGAACTCCAGGTCCGAGCTGGTCTCTTGGGTCGTGACCTACAAGAAGAACATCAGCATCAGCCTGTCCACCACCACCCTTCTGGTCTGCTCGCTGCTCCTCTATTGTATCCACACCAGCAACTGCGTGGGCATGCTCTGCTACGGCGTGTGGATTATCCTCTATGAGCTGCTCAGCCTCTCCGTCATCCTGCTCACCAACACGGCCATCAAAGAGCAGTTCAAGGAGCTGGGGTACCTGCACTTGATCTTCCAGATCTCGCGGATGCTCCTGCACTTGTTCTGCCTGCCCTTCGTCACCAAGTACGGATACTCCATCTTCAGGGACCCCAGGGCTGTAAGCAAGACTGGCCAACGCAGACGCTCTAGCATCAGTACGGTGGAGTCGTGGCCACCCGTCGGGATGGGAAGCTTGTACTACAAGCTGAACTGA